The sequence TGGTCGTTGACCGATATGGAGTGCTTACCCTTCCGATCTCCCTCCAGACCATGTAACCGGTTGCCCGGAGGCACCTTGAGATCATCGAGTCTGGTCGCCAGGTCGATATACTCAAGTTTGCGCATGGCCCGACGCGCCGTATCCGCAGGGAAACGTCTCATATTCCCGGTGCGAAAAAGCTCCTGTGTCCGCTTATCTGCGAACGTCTTGATCATAGGCAAGACTGTATCGCGTCACGTGACACATGTCAATAGGAACGGAAGGAGGCAGGGGGACGGTGGTGACTGTCCCCCTTGCATTCCTGCCCCGGACCCGACTACATTGAAGGGAAGACAGGGCGCATCGAGGTCGCTTCCCGGGGAGGGTGCCATGGGGCCGGAAAACCAGGGTTCAAAACCTTCCGCGCCGACCCCCGGCGCCGCGGCCCTGACCGAGCGGCCCACGTCGGGCTGGCGCACCCAGGAGCGCCTCCGCCGCACGCGGACGCCCATCCTCGACCAGGGGGAGCCGGAAGCCAAGCGCGCGGAGATCCTGCGCTACTTCCACGACACCTGGGACCTGGACGAGGCGCTGCTCGAAACGCTGCGCTACGACGAGTCGTTCCGGCTCCGGGCCGACCCGCTGCGCCACCCCCTGATCTTCTACTACGGCCACACCGCCGTCTTCTACGTCAACAAGCTCGTCGTCGCCAAGCTCGTCGACCGTCGCATCCACCCCGCCTTCGAATCGATGTTCGCCGTGGGGGTGGACGAAATGTCCTGGGACGACCTGGACGAGGCCCACTACGACTGGCCGGCCCCCCAGGCGGTCCAGGCCTACCGCGACGAGGTGCGCGCCCTGGTCGACGGGCTCATCCGGCGGCTGCCGCTCGCGCTGCCGATCACCTGGGACAATCCCTGGTGGGCGGTCCTGATGGGGATCGAGCACGCCCGCATCCACCTGGAAACCTCCTCGGTGCTGATCCGGCAGCTCCCCCTCGAGCATGTCCGCCGGCACCCGCTGTGGGAGCCGTGCCCGCGCGCGGGCGAGCCCCCCGCGAACGAACTGATCGAAGCCCCCGGCGGCTCCGTCCGGCTGGGCAAACCGCGCTCGCACCGGCTCTACGGCTGGGACAACGAATACGGGGAGCGGATCGAAACGGTCGCCCCCTTCCGCGCCGCGAGCCACCTCGCCACCAACGCCGAGTTCCGCGCCTTCGTCGACGCGGGCGGTTACGGCGAGGAGCGGTGGTGGACCGAAGAAGGGTGGCGCTGGCGCTCCTTCCAGCAGGCCGAGTTCCCGCGCTTCTGGCGCCGGGAGGACGACGGGTACCGGCTCAGGCTGGTGACGCACGAGATCGACATGCCCTGGGACTGGCCGGTCGAGGTGAACTACCTCGAGGCCAAGGCCTTCTGCAACTGGCTCGCCGAGCGGCGGGGCGAGCCGGTGCGCCTCCCCACCGAGGCGGAGTGGCAGCTGCTCCGCGAGCGGCACGTGCCGGAGGACCAGCCCGACTGGGATAAGGCCCCCGGCAACCTGAACCTCGAGCACCACGCGTCGAGCTGCCCGGTCGGCGCCTTCACCCAGGGGCCGTTCTCGGACCTCGTCGGCAACGTCTGGCAGTGGACCGAGACCCCGATCGCGGGATTGCCCGGCTTCGAGGTCCACCCCTACTACGACGACTTTTCCACCCCCACCTTCGACGGCCGGCACAACCTGATCAAGGGGGGCTCCTGGATCTCGACCGGGAACGAGGCGACGCGGCACGCGCGCTACGCCTTCCGGCGCCACTTCTACCAGCATGCCGGCTTCCGCTACCTCGTCTCCGCGCAGCCGGCGCCGGCGGCGGTCGAGACGTACGAAAGCGACCCGCTGGTGGCCCAGTACTGCGAGAGCCACTACGGCGAGGGCGCCTTCGGGGTGCCCAACTTCCCGGCGGCGATGGCCGGCATCTGCCTCGCGGCGACGGAGGGGAAGCCCCACCGCGCGGCCCTCGACATCGGCTGCTCGGTCGGGCGCGCCGCCTTCGAGCTGGCGCGCGGGTTCGAGAGCGTGACCGGGCTCGATTTCTCCGCCCGCTTCATCCGCATCGGCGCGGCGATGCAGGAGCAGGGGTTCATCCAGTACACCCGCGTCGAGGAGGGGGAGATCGAGTCGCACCACGAGGCCCGGCTGGCCGATTTCGGGCTCGAGGCGCTGCGCGACCGGGTCCGGTTCGAGCAGGCCGACGCCTGCAACCTCAAGGAGCGCTACACCGGCTACGACCTGGTGCTGGCCGCCAACCTGATCGACCGGTTGCCCGACCCCGCCCGCTTCCTGGAGACGATCGCCGGGCGCATCGTCCCGGGCGGGCTGCTCGTGATCGCCTCCCCCTACAGCTGGGACGAGGCGTTCACGCCCAGGTCGCGCTGGCTCGGCGGGCGGCGCGTGGCCGGGGAGCCGCTCGCGACGCTCGAGGCGCTTCACCGCGTGCTCGAACCGTCCTTCCGCCCCGTCGCGGACCCGGTCACCGTCCCCTTCGTCATCCGCGAGACGCGCCGGAAATTCCAGCACAGCCTCAGCCAGGTCACCGTCTGGGAACGGGGACAGTCACCACTGTCCCCATCGTAAAACCGGGACGCCGCGGCATTTCATGCCCCGCCTTTCCGAGTAAATTTGTAGACCGCCACGCCGAGCAGAAACACGACCGCCAGGCCGACCGACACGCGCGGATCGAGCATGGCCGTGAACAATACAAGGAGCGCCGCGAGGCCGCTGATGATGGCGTCCGTCCTGTTTGTCATAGCTCCTCCCGTTCGCAAACGGATTTCGGACAACGCCCCATGCTGGAGGGACGCCGGCGACTGTCCCCGGTCAGAGGATCGCAACGATCAGCGAGAGAACGAGCACGATCGAGGCGGGCACGGCCTTCTTCCATGGGTCCCCTGCCTTGAGGTGCATCCCGACGGCACCGATCATGAGGATCGCCAGGCCGAGGGCGGCGGGCCGGACGAGCTGTGGCAGCCAGAAACCCGCGAGCAGGGACAGGGCGAAGATCACCTTCAATCCGCCGACCACCCACAGGAACCACACCGGCAGTCCGTAGGCGGCAAACTCCTCCCGCATGTTCCCCGCCGCTTTGGCCCGATAGGCCGTCGCCTTGTGGAAACGAAGCAACCAGACGTTCAGAATGCCGAATGCGACGATCAACTGCGCGATCATGCGTAGATATTCCATGGGCGCTCCTTTATTGTTGGCTGACGGATCTGTCGCCTGCAAATTCGTTCGCACTTTGCGGCGGGGCTGGACCCATCGGTCCTCGCCGCCACGGGTTTCGGCTCGATCCTTTGATGTAGAATCATCTTACCATCTTTCCGGCATGAGGGGGGACAGGCATGAAAGTGCTCTTTATCGGCGGGACCGGCGTGATCAGCTCGGAGGCCGCGGCGCTGGCCATACGGGAGGGGATCGACCTGACCCTGCTCACCCGCGGCCGGAGCGCCGCCCGGCCCGCCCCCGCGGGCGCCCGGGTGCTGCGCGCGGACATCCGCGACCCCGAAAGCGTCGCCCGCGCGCTCGCCGGGCAGAGCTTCGACGCGGCCGTAGACTGGATCGCCTACGAGCCGCACCACGTGCAGGCGGATATCGACCTCTTCGCCGGGCGGGTGGGGCAGTACGTCTTCATCAGCTCGGCCTCGGCCTACCAGACCCCGCCCGACCGCCTGCCGGTGACGGAGGCTACGCCGCTCGCAAACCCGTTCTGGGAGTACGCGCGCCAGAAGATCGAGTGCGAACGGCTGCTCGAGCGGGCCCGGCACGACGAAAAGTTCCCCGTGACCATCGTGCGCCCCTCGCACACCTACGACGCGACCAAGGTGCCGCTGCCGGGAGGGTGGACGACGCTCGAGCGGATGAAGCGGGGGAAGCCGGTGCTGGTCCCCGGCGACGGCACATCTTTGTGGACGCTGACCCACGCGCGCGACTTCGCCCGGGGCTTCGTGCCGCTGCTCGGAAACGCGCGTGCCGTGGGGGAGGCGGTGCACATCA comes from Acidobacteriota bacterium and encodes:
- the ovoA gene encoding 5-histidylcysteine sulfoxide synthase; its protein translation is MGPENQGSKPSAPTPGAAALTERPTSGWRTQERLRRTRTPILDQGEPEAKRAEILRYFHDTWDLDEALLETLRYDESFRLRADPLRHPLIFYYGHTAVFYVNKLVVAKLVDRRIHPAFESMFAVGVDEMSWDDLDEAHYDWPAPQAVQAYRDEVRALVDGLIRRLPLALPITWDNPWWAVLMGIEHARIHLETSSVLIRQLPLEHVRRHPLWEPCPRAGEPPANELIEAPGGSVRLGKPRSHRLYGWDNEYGERIETVAPFRAASHLATNAEFRAFVDAGGYGEERWWTEEGWRWRSFQQAEFPRFWRREDDGYRLRLVTHEIDMPWDWPVEVNYLEAKAFCNWLAERRGEPVRLPTEAEWQLLRERHVPEDQPDWDKAPGNLNLEHHASSCPVGAFTQGPFSDLVGNVWQWTETPIAGLPGFEVHPYYDDFSTPTFDGRHNLIKGGSWISTGNEATRHARYAFRRHFYQHAGFRYLVSAQPAPAAVETYESDPLVAQYCESHYGEGAFGVPNFPAAMAGICLAATEGKPHRAALDIGCSVGRAAFELARGFESVTGLDFSARFIRIGAAMQEQGFIQYTRVEEGEIESHHEARLADFGLEALRDRVRFEQADACNLKERYTGYDLVLAANLIDRLPDPARFLETIAGRIVPGGLLVIASPYSWDEAFTPRSRWLGGRRVAGEPLATLEALHRVLEPSFRPVADPVTVPFVIRETRRKFQHSLSQVTVWERGQSPLSPS
- a CDS encoding NAD-dependent epimerase/dehydratase family protein, whose product is MKVLFIGGTGVISSEAAALAIREGIDLTLLTRGRSAARPAPAGARVLRADIRDPESVARALAGQSFDAAVDWIAYEPHHVQADIDLFAGRVGQYVFISSASAYQTPPDRLPVTEATPLANPFWEYARQKIECERLLERARHDEKFPVTIVRPSHTYDATKVPLPGGWTTLERMKRGKPVLVPGDGTSLWTLTHARDFARGFVPLLGNARAVGEAVHITSDEWLPWNRIYGILAEALGVEPRLVHVPSELVHAYDPQFGAGLLGDKSRSRIFDNGRIRQLAPGFRCDTPFAAGAREIVAWHEADPARRAVDPAVERLIDRVLAAYAKAWPGASC
- a CDS encoding DoxX family protein produces the protein MEYLRMIAQLIVAFGILNVWLLRFHKATAYRAKAAGNMREEFAAYGLPVWFLWVVGGLKVIFALSLLAGFWLPQLVRPAALGLAILMIGAVGMHLKAGDPWKKAVPASIVLVLSLIVAIL
- a CDS encoding type II toxin-antitoxin system RelE/ParE family toxin, which codes for MIKTFADKRTQELFRTGNMRRFPADTARRAMRKLEYIDLATRLDDLKVPPGNRLHGLEGDRKGKHSISVNDQWRICFRFEDGDAYDVEICDYH